The nucleotide window GGGTGACGTGGACGTGGTGGATGCCGCAGGGGCCCGGAGCGCCCTCCAGAAGCTGGAGGCGGCGCGTGAGCTGGCCGTGGACCTGGAGGCCGACTCCATGCACGCCTTCCGCGCCCGGCTGTGCTTCCTCCAGGTGGCCACGGACCTGGACGTCTTCCTCTTCGACACGCTCCAGCCCGACGTGGAGGCCCGGCTGCTCGCCCCGCTGCTGGCCGACCCGGAGCGCACCAAGTACTTCCACGCGGCGCAGGGTGACTTGCAGTTCCTCGCGGAGGCGGGCGTGCGCGTGCGGGGCCTGTTCGACACGCACCGCGCCGCGACGCTGCTGGGCTGGCCCAAGGTGGGCCTGGCGGACGTGGCCCGGGAGAAGCTGGGCGTGGAGCTTCCCAAGGAGCACCAGCAGTCGGACTTCTCGCTGCGCCCGCTGCCTCCGGGCATGCATACCTACATCGCCAACGACGTGCGCTACCTGTGCGAGCTGGGCCGGCAGGTGCGTCAGGCGTGCATCGACGCGGACATCCTGGAAGAGGTGACGCTCGACTGCGAGCGGCTGTGTGACGAGGCCGTCGCCCGACCCGACGTGGGCGCGGACTTCAAGCCCAAGCTGCCGCGCACCGGGCTGTCCCCCGCGCAGTTCACCCTGGCGAACGCGATTGCGCACGCGCTGCACAAGAAGCGGCTGGAGTGGGCGGAGCAGGAGAACGTGCCCATGGGGCGCATGCTCTCCAACATGGCGCTGGCGGACATCGCCACGCGGCTGCCCTCCACTCCCAAGGATTTGGCGCGCGCGGCCGGCGTGCGGGGCGTGTTCGTTCGGGCCCATGGCGACGAGGTGCTCGCCATCGTCCGCGAGCAGCGCGAGAAGTCGCAGAAGGGCGAGCTGACGCCGGAGCGCGAGAACAAGGGCCCCAAGGACTCCAACCGCCGCAAGCGCGAGGACGCGCTCAAGGCGTTCCGCGTGGAGAAGGCCACCGAGCGCAAGGTGACGCCGAGCGTGGTGCTCACCAACCCGCTGATGGACGCGCTGCTCAGCCAGCCTCCAACGAATCTGGAGGAGCTCGCCCGGGTGCCCTATCTGGGCGAGAAGCGGCTGAAGCTCTACGGCCCGGCCCTCCTCGAGCTGCTCGCCGCCTTCCCCGTGCAGGGCGGCTGACGCACCGCGCGTTCGCTGAAGGGGCGCGTCACCCACGACCCCAATCGAGGCGCTACCGTCCCTGTCGCGGCGGTGATGGAATGGACACCATCACGCGTCGCATTTGTCGGACGGACGGAGCTCCTCGATGCGGTTGGGACACCTTGGCGCGATCCTCGGACTCTGGCTGACGCTCCTCCACGTGGGGTGCCTGGGACGCTCGCGCGACGCGGCGCCCACGCCGATGCCTCGCCCGCGCGTGGTGCCCGCGCCCGTGGAGACGCCCGGAGCGCTCGTGCCGCCGGGGCTGCGACTCGAGGCCGGCGTGCGTCCCACGCGGCAGTCGGTGACGCTGGAGCTGGACCCTCGTCAGGAGACGTTCCGCGGTGAGGTGGACGTGGAGCTGTCCCTGTCGGAGCCCACGCGCGTGCTCTGGCTGCACGGCACGGAGCTGACGCTGCGACGCGCGCATGTCCAGACGGCGGATTCTCGCGTGCCGGTGGAGGCGATGCCGGTGGGCGAGGACCTGCTCGCCTTCGTCGCCGAGGCACCGCTCGCGCCGGGCACCGTCACGCTGCACGTCGAGTACTCGGGCCGCGCGTACGACAAGGAGGACAGCGGCGTCTTCCGCGAGCAGGAGGAGGGGCGCTGGTACGCGATGACGCAGTTCCAGCCGCTGTACGCGCGGCGCGCCTTCCCCTGCTTCGACGAGCCCGGCTTCAAGATTCCCTGGTCGCTCACCCTGCGCGTGCGCGCCGAGGACGCCGCCTTCTCCAACATGCCCGTACGCGCCGAGGAGCCGGGGGCCGAGGGCTGGAAGACGGTGCGCTTCCAGCCGACGCCGCCTTTGCCCACGTACCTGGTGGCCTTCGCGGTGGGACCCTTCGACGCGGTGGACGCGGGCACGGCGGGCGAGGCGAAGGTGCCGGTGCGCATGCTGGTGCCTCGCGGCCGGGGAGCGGAGGCCGCGTATGCCGCGTCCGTCACCGCGCCGTTGCTCGCCCAACTGGAGGAGTGGTTCGGCTCGCCCTATCCGTACTCGAAGCTGGATGTGCTCGCGGTGCCGGGGCTGGTGGGCGGCGCCATGGAGCACCCGGGCCTCATCACCTTCGGCGCGCCGCTGATGCTCCGCACGCCGGAGACGGACACGCTGTGGCGACAGCGCGGCTTCGCCGAGACGCAGGCGCATGAGCTGGCGCACCAGTGGTTCGGCAACCTCGTCACGCCCGCGTGGTGGGATGACCTGTGGCTCAACGAGTCCTTCGCGGACTGGCTCGCCTTCAAGGTGGTGAAGCGCTGGCAGCCCACGTGGCGCGCGGACGTGCGCCGCGTGGAGGCGCGCGGGCAGGCGATGCAGGAGGACTGGCTCGTCACCGCGCGCAGCATCCGCCAGCCGATTGAATCACCCGGCGACATCCACGGCGCGTTCGACGGCATCACCTACGGCAAGGGCGCCGCGGTGCTCGCGATGTTCGAGTCGTCGGTGGGACAGGACGCGTTCCAGCGCGGCGTGCGGCACTACCTGCGCACCCACGCCAGCGGCATCGCTACCACGGAGGACTTCTTCCACGCGCTGTCGCTCGAGGCCGGCCAGGACGTGGCGCCCGCGTTCTCCACCTTCCTGGACCAGCCCGGCGTGCCGCTGGTGGCGATGACGCTCCAGTGCCCCAAGGACGGCGCGCCCCGGCTCGCGCTGGAGCAGAAGCGCTACCTGCCCCTCGGCGCGAAGGACACCTCGGGGCCGCATGGCTGGCACGTGCCGCTGTGCGTTCGCTACGCGGTGGGCGCGAAGGAGGGCCGCGCGTGCACGGTGCTCACCGGCGCCAGTGACACGCTGGAGCTGTCCGAGGCGAAGGGCTGCCCGGACTGGGTGCATCCCAACGCGGACGCGCGCGGCTACTACCACGCGCTCTTGCGTGGCGATGGGCTGGAGAAGCTCGCGCGACGCGGCGGCTCGCGCCTCACCGTTCCCGAGCGACTGGTGCTGATGGCGGACGCGCGGGCGCTCGTCGGCAGCGGAGAGCTGGACGTCGGGCAGGCGCTCACGCTGGTGGCACGGCTGGGCGAGGGCGACGCGGAGCTGGTCAGCAGCGCGGCGGAGGTGGTGGACAGCGTGCACCGTGATTTGGTGCCAGACTCGCTGCGCTCGCACCGGGCGCGCTTCGTGCGCGGGCTCTTCGGTGGACGTGCGCGCGCGGTGGGCTTCGTGTCGCGTCCTGGGGAGAGTGAAGAGACGCGGCTGATGCGCCCTTCCCTGCTGTCGATGGCGACGACCGAGGGCGAGGACCCGAGGCTGCGCGCCGAGGCGCGACGACTCACGCTGCGGTGGCTCCAGGACCGGAGCACGCTCGCGCCCGAGGACCGGGCCACCGTCCTCAGCGCGGCCGCCGCGGCCGGTGATGCCGAGCTGCACCAGCGCCTGCGCGAGGCCGCGCGCACCGCCACCGACGAGGAGCGCCGGCTGCTGCTCGCCACGCTCGGCGGCTTCCGCGACGTGACGCTCGCCAACAAGAGCCTGG belongs to Myxococcus fulvus and includes:
- a CDS encoding M1 family metallopeptidase, whose product is MRLGHLGAILGLWLTLLHVGCLGRSRDAAPTPMPRPRVVPAPVETPGALVPPGLRLEAGVRPTRQSVTLELDPRQETFRGEVDVELSLSEPTRVLWLHGTELTLRRAHVQTADSRVPVEAMPVGEDLLAFVAEAPLAPGTVTLHVEYSGRAYDKEDSGVFREQEEGRWYAMTQFQPLYARRAFPCFDEPGFKIPWSLTLRVRAEDAAFSNMPVRAEEPGAEGWKTVRFQPTPPLPTYLVAFAVGPFDAVDAGTAGEAKVPVRMLVPRGRGAEAAYAASVTAPLLAQLEEWFGSPYPYSKLDVLAVPGLVGGAMEHPGLITFGAPLMLRTPETDTLWRQRGFAETQAHELAHQWFGNLVTPAWWDDLWLNESFADWLAFKVVKRWQPTWRADVRRVEARGQAMQEDWLVTARSIRQPIESPGDIHGAFDGITYGKGAAVLAMFESSVGQDAFQRGVRHYLRTHASGIATTEDFFHALSLEAGQDVAPAFSTFLDQPGVPLVAMTLQCPKDGAPRLALEQKRYLPLGAKDTSGPHGWHVPLCVRYAVGAKEGRACTVLTGASDTLELSEAKGCPDWVHPNADARGYYHALLRGDGLEKLARRGGSRLTVPERLVLMADARALVGSGELDVGQALTLVARLGEGDAELVSSAAEVVDSVHRDLVPDSLRSHRARFVRGLFGGRARAVGFVSRPGESEETRLMRPSLLSMATTEGEDPRLRAEARRLTLRWLQDRSTLAPEDRATVLSAAAAAGDAELHQRLREAARTATDEERRLLLATLGGFRDVTLANKSLELLLDAKVDTREALAILFGLLSEAPTREVAFTFLHEHFDALRERLPRDLTTWLLGGGGFFCDAAHRDEVARVFGPRARDVEGGERVLAQSLERVDQCIAQREALRPGLTRFLARY
- a CDS encoding ribonuclease D yields the protein MPTYPQGDVDVVDAAGARSALQKLEAARELAVDLEADSMHAFRARLCFLQVATDLDVFLFDTLQPDVEARLLAPLLADPERTKYFHAAQGDLQFLAEAGVRVRGLFDTHRAATLLGWPKVGLADVAREKLGVELPKEHQQSDFSLRPLPPGMHTYIANDVRYLCELGRQVRQACIDADILEEVTLDCERLCDEAVARPDVGADFKPKLPRTGLSPAQFTLANAIAHALHKKRLEWAEQENVPMGRMLSNMALADIATRLPSTPKDLARAAGVRGVFVRAHGDEVLAIVREQREKSQKGELTPERENKGPKDSNRRKREDALKAFRVEKATERKVTPSVVLTNPLMDALLSQPPTNLEELARVPYLGEKRLKLYGPALLELLAAFPVQGG